DNA from Sulfitobacter albidus:
ATCCCAACCTCTGGGCCTATACCCGCGAGCTGTTCCAGTGGGACGGTGTGGCCAATACGGTGCATTTCGATCATATCGTGCGCCACTACCACTACAGCCACGAAAGCATCAATCCGCACCGAATCCTTCCGATAAATCCGGTGATTGACTGGCTCGAACCGCACCGGCGCGGGTAGCTTCGTCAACGTCTGCGGGCGTGCGCGAATTGGAACGCTGCCCTGCCGGAGAGGGGGGCGCCGGTATCGGCGCATCTGGCACCGTCTGAGGCTCTTCGAATGGGTCGTCGGGCCGGTGCAGCTAACTGGCGCGCCGCTCGTCACTGTAATGCGCGACCATGGCCGCCAAATCCTCGGGCGGTGTGTCGCTTTGCACAAAGGCGCGCGCGTTCGCCGAATGGGCAAAGATCGACCCATCCGAGAAAAAGCTGGTGTTGGTGACAAAGATCACCCGCGCTTCGGGTTGGCGGTAATTGGCGTAATCCGAAATCGCCAGCGCCGAACCCTTGTCGATCACCAGATCAAGGATGATGATGTCGATCGTCTGCTCCGCAAGATGCGCAATCGCTTCGTCCTGCGTGCCCGAGACCGTCACGCTCATCCCCTGACGCTCAAGGTGCCGCGCCCAGATGCCCGCCAATTCTGACACGCTTTCAACGATCAAGACACGTGGCGGTTGATTGCTGGCACACTGCATCGGCACTCCTTTACCTGACTGAGCGTCGGTCCGATTTGGTTAACAAATTACTAACCAAAAGCGC
Protein-coding regions in this window:
- a CDS encoding response regulator; its protein translation is MQCASNQPPRVLIVESVSELAGIWARHLERQGMSVTVSGTQDEAIAHLAEQTIDIIILDLVIDKGSALAISDYANYRQPEARVIFVTNTSFFSDGSIFAHSANARAFVQSDTPPEDLAAMVAHYSDERRAS